In one window of Pseudomonadota bacterium DNA:
- the groL gene encoding chaperonin GroEL (60 kDa chaperone family; promotes refolding of misfolded polypeptides especially under stressful conditions; forms two stacked rings of heptamers to form a barrel-shaped 14mer; ends can be capped by GroES; misfolded proteins enter the barrel where they are refolded when GroES binds), translating into MAGKELKYGVKARESILKGVNTLADAVKVTLGPKGRNVLLDKSFGAPTITKDGVSVAKEIELIDKFENMGAQMVKEVASKTSDVAGDGTTTATILAQSIYAEGSKLVAAGNNPMEIKRGLDKCVEAVVAELRKIAKPTKEQKEIAQVGTISANNDATIGNIIAEAMDKVGKEGVITVEEAKSMDTSLDVVEGMQFDRGYLSPYFVTDAEKMEVNVEDPYILINEKKISNMKDMLPILEQIAKMGRPLFIIAEDVDGEALATLVVNKLRGTLNVSAVKAPGFGDRRKAMLEDIAILTGGQVITEDLGIKLENVTIDDLGTAKRIVVDKDNTTIVDGAGDKKKLAARVKQIRAQIDDTKSDYDREKLQERLAKLIGGVAVINVGAATEIEMKEKKARVEDALNATRAAVEEGIVPGGGVAYLRCLKALNAIKLEGEQELGRRIMIRALEEPVRQIANNAGCEGSVIVDHVKNLKGAMGFNADTEEYEDLIKAGVIDPAKVTRFALQNAASVAGLLLTTECMIADMPEEKGSGGGMPPMGGMGGMGGMGGMM; encoded by the coding sequence ATGGCTGGAAAAGAACTGAAATATGGTGTTAAAGCCAGGGAATCGATCCTGAAAGGCGTGAACACTCTGGCAGATGCCGTGAAGGTTACTCTTGGTCCCAAGGGTCGCAACGTGCTGCTTGATAAATCATTCGGCGCGCCGACCATCACCAAAGACGGCGTGAGCGTTGCCAAAGAGATTGAGCTGATTGACAAGTTTGAAAACATGGGCGCCCAGATGGTCAAGGAAGTCGCTTCCAAGACCAGCGACGTGGCAGGTGATGGGACCACCACCGCCACCATCCTGGCCCAGTCAATCTATGCTGAAGGAAGCAAGCTGGTTGCCGCCGGGAACAACCCGATGGAAATCAAACGTGGCCTTGACAAGTGTGTCGAGGCGGTTGTCGCTGAACTGCGCAAGATTGCCAAGCCGACCAAAGAGCAGAAGGAGATTGCCCAGGTCGGCACCATCTCTGCCAACAACGATGCGACCATCGGCAACATCATTGCCGAGGCCATGGATAAGGTCGGCAAGGAAGGTGTTATCACCGTTGAGGAAGCCAAGAGCATGGATACTTCCCTCGATGTGGTTGAGGGTATGCAGTTTGACCGCGGTTACCTCTCTCCGTATTTCGTTACCGATGCCGAGAAAATGGAAGTCAATGTCGAGGATCCGTACATTCTCATTAACGAGAAGAAGATCAGCAACATGAAAGACATGCTGCCGATCCTTGAGCAGATCGCCAAAATGGGCCGTCCGCTGTTCATCATTGCCGAGGATGTTGACGGTGAAGCGCTGGCCACCCTGGTTGTGAACAAGCTGCGCGGTACCTTGAATGTTTCCGCCGTCAAGGCACCCGGATTCGGTGATCGCCGCAAGGCTATGCTTGAGGATATCGCTATTCTCACCGGCGGCCAGGTCATTACCGAAGATCTTGGCATCAAGCTTGAGAACGTTACCATTGACGATCTTGGTACTGCCAAGAGGATCGTGGTTGACAAAGACAACACCACCATTGTTGATGGTGCCGGAGACAAGAAAAAACTGGCCGCCCGGGTTAAACAGATCAGGGCCCAGATTGATGATACCAAGTCGGATTATGACCGTGAGAAACTGCAGGAGCGTCTTGCCAAATTGATCGGCGGGGTTGCGGTAATCAACGTCGGAGCGGCAACCGAGATCGAGATGAAAGAGAAGAAGGCGCGTGTTGAAGATGCACTCAATGCAACCCGTGCTGCGGTTGAGGAAGGAATTGTTCCCGGCGGCGGTGTTGCGTATCTTCGCTGCCTGAAAGCTCTCAACGCTATCAAGCTCGAAGGCGAGCAGGAGCTTGGCCGGAGAATCATGATCCGCGCCCTTGAAGAGCCGGTTCGGCAGATTGCCAACAACGCCGGTTGTGAAGGCTCGGTAATCGTTGATCATGTCAAGAACCTGAAGGGTGCGATGGGCTTCAATGCCGACACCGAAGAGTATGAAGACCTGATCAAGGCCGGAGTTATCGATCCTGCCAAGGTGACCCGTTTTGCTCTGCAGAACGCAGCCAGTGTTGCTGGCCTTCTCCTCACCACCGAGTGCATGATTGCCGATATGCCTGAAGAAAAAGGCAGCGGCGGCGGCATGCCTCCGATGGGCGGCATGGGCGGCATGGGTGGCATGGGCGGCATGATGTAA
- the groES gene encoding co-chaperone GroES, translating into MKIRPLNDRILVKRLEEVTKTSGGIIIPDSAKEKPAEGEVKAVGAGKLNDKGVRVPVDLKVGDRVLFSKYGGTDVKLDGEDYLIMREDDILGVIK; encoded by the coding sequence ATGAAAATTCGTCCACTTAATGACCGGATTCTGGTTAAAAGACTGGAGGAAGTAACGAAGACATCTGGCGGAATTATCATCCCTGACAGCGCCAAGGAAAAGCCGGCGGAAGGTGAGGTAAAGGCTGTTGGCGCCGGTAAGCTTAACGACAAAGGGGTGCGGGTTCCGGTTGATCTCAAAGTCGGCGACCGTGTTCTTTTCAGTAAATACGGCGGCACGGATGTGAAGCTTGATGGTGAAGATTATCTGATCATGCGTGAAGATGATATCCTTGGAGTGATCAAGTAA
- a CDS encoding branched-chain amino acid aminotransferase — translation MKVKRAKVPEGELKMKPDENALGFGKYFTDHMLTMAYDRKSGWGAPEVKGYQPFSLDPAAMALHYGQAIFEGLKAYRGKNDEIFLFRPEDNLRRMNDSATRMCMPTLPVPEVLSAMKSLLDLDRSWVPSSPGATLYIRPTMIATEAALGVRPAGEYLFFVIMSPVGAYYPEGFNPVKIYVTEDYVRAAPGGVGHVKTAGNYAASIMAALEAKKKGYTQVLWLDAIKRRYIEEIGTSNIFFSINGELVTPALSGSILPGITRDSVIRLAGEWGIKVTERAVAIDEVIDALADGSLQEIFASGTAAVISPVGALHYRGREYPINDEKTGPLAQRFFDEIQAIQFGDRPDPFGWRVRL, via the coding sequence ATGAAAGTAAAGAGGGCCAAGGTTCCGGAAGGGGAGCTGAAAATGAAACCTGATGAAAATGCTTTGGGTTTCGGGAAGTATTTTACCGACCACATGCTGACCATGGCGTATGATCGTAAATCAGGATGGGGAGCCCCGGAGGTCAAAGGGTACCAGCCATTCTCGTTGGATCCTGCTGCGATGGCTCTTCATTACGGTCAGGCTATTTTCGAGGGCTTGAAAGCCTACCGGGGTAAAAATGATGAAATATTCCTTTTCAGACCGGAAGATAACCTTCGCCGGATGAACGACTCTGCCACCAGGATGTGCATGCCGACGCTACCGGTCCCTGAAGTGCTTTCGGCCATGAAGTCTCTTCTTGATCTTGATCGAAGCTGGGTGCCGAGTTCGCCCGGAGCAACGCTTTATATCAGGCCGACCATGATCGCAACCGAAGCGGCGCTTGGAGTTCGACCTGCCGGAGAGTATCTTTTCTTTGTCATCATGAGCCCTGTCGGTGCCTATTATCCGGAGGGGTTTAATCCGGTTAAAATCTATGTGACCGAGGATTACGTCCGGGCTGCGCCCGGCGGAGTCGGGCATGTCAAGACCGCCGGCAACTATGCTGCCAGTATCATGGCTGCCCTTGAGGCCAAGAAGAAGGGGTATACTCAGGTCCTGTGGCTAGATGCGATCAAGAGGAGATATATTGAAGAGATCGGGACTTCAAATATATTCTTTTCCATCAACGGTGAACTGGTAACCCCGGCTCTGTCCGGAAGTATTCTTCCCGGGATAACCCGAGATTCAGTAATCCGGCTTGCCGGGGAATGGGGGATCAAGGTTACCGAGAGAGCGGTTGCCATTGATGAGGTCATCGATGCCTTGGCGGATGGTTCGCTGCAGGAGATCTTCGCGAGTGGCACTGCGGCGGTTATTTCGCCGGTTGGCGCATTACATTATCGTGGCCGGGAGTACCCGATAAATGATGAGAAAACCGGCCCTCTGGCCCAGCGATTTTTTGACGAAATCCAGGCGATTCAGTTTGGTGATCGGCCTGATCCTTTTGGCTGGAGAGTGCGCCTGTAA
- a CDS encoding AI-2E family transporter yields the protein MVLKYFLLLFLLSMLLVARLLWPFISILILSFILAGIFQPVYQFINKKFSDSFSSMVTCLLVILIVFIPLLFFVVALSKEALDLYHLSKGTNISLKIKELIFESSLMLRIQDILTGYGIILEPDKVGKTLSEFSGRTGLFLFNQAKSWAANAMLVVFNFFIMIITIFFLLKDHEKLITYLLSLSPLPDNQERQLIQKFKKIAGAVLIGNGICGLIQGALGALAFVVFNLGAPILWGGIMLILAFLPIFGIGLVLIPAAFLLMLQGHLEQGLAMLLFYATLSFSVEYILKPQLVGKRVKMHTLLVFLSILGGLKLFGFLGIIYGPLIITTFMTMAEIYLANYNWYVTHDGGQQPG from the coding sequence ATGGTGCTCAAATACTTCCTCCTGCTCTTCCTGCTTTCAATGCTTCTGGTTGCACGCCTGCTGTGGCCCTTTATTTCAATACTGATCCTTTCATTCATTCTGGCCGGTATTTTTCAGCCCGTTTATCAATTTATCAACAAAAAATTTTCCGACTCATTTTCGTCGATGGTTACCTGCCTGCTGGTGATCCTGATCGTTTTTATCCCCTTGTTGTTTTTCGTCGTGGCGCTCTCTAAAGAAGCTCTTGACCTTTACCACCTGAGCAAAGGCACCAATATCAGCCTCAAGATCAAGGAACTGATATTTGAGAGCAGCCTTATGCTCCGCATTCAGGATATCCTGACCGGCTACGGTATTATTCTGGAACCGGATAAGGTAGGCAAGACCCTCAGCGAATTCTCAGGCAGAACCGGCCTGTTTTTATTCAATCAGGCCAAGTCCTGGGCAGCCAATGCCATGCTTGTTGTCTTTAATTTTTTCATCATGATCATCACGATTTTCTTCCTCTTGAAAGATCACGAAAAACTGATTACCTACCTCCTCAGTCTCTCCCCTTTGCCCGACAACCAGGAGCGGCAACTGATCCAGAAATTCAAAAAGATCGCCGGCGCTGTCCTGATCGGCAACGGAATATGCGGCCTGATCCAGGGAGCCCTTGGCGCTCTGGCCTTTGTAGTGTTTAATCTCGGAGCGCCTATTCTGTGGGGAGGCATCATGCTGATTCTCGCCTTCCTGCCGATTTTCGGAATAGGCCTGGTCCTGATTCCTGCAGCATTCCTGCTGATGCTGCAGGGGCATCTTGAACAAGGCCTGGCCATGCTGCTCTTCTATGCAACCCTCTCCTTTTCCGTTGAGTACATTCTAAAACCACAGCTTGTCGGCAAAAGGGTTAAAATGCATACCCTGCTGGTGTTTCTTTCCATTCTCGGCGGGCTGAAACTTTTCGGCTTTCTCGGAATCATCTACGGTCCGCTGATCATCACCACCTTTATGACCATGGCGGAAATATACCTCGCAAATTACAACTGGTATGTAACCCACGATGGCGGACAGCAACCCGGATAG
- a CDS encoding methyl-accepting chemotaxis protein, whose protein sequence is MKHKRKKLNLQVKKKFQIWLLKRILATVVVSSVVAALILYFYAQQEVGASFYEAHIKIRKVSDLLIPVILAGSFVSLISGTLLALFLPQKVAGPVFRMEQDLKEIQEGNFNKVIRLRDGDPLQGLAETINQTFAVVREKLKSGGA, encoded by the coding sequence ATGAAGCATAAAAGAAAAAAGCTGAATCTCCAGGTCAAGAAAAAGTTTCAGATATGGCTGTTGAAGCGAATACTGGCGACTGTCGTGGTAAGCTCTGTCGTGGCCGCGTTGATCCTTTATTTCTACGCGCAGCAGGAGGTTGGTGCTTCATTCTATGAGGCCCATATAAAAATCAGAAAGGTCAGTGATCTGTTGATTCCTGTTATTCTGGCCGGTTCCTTTGTCAGTCTGATCAGCGGTACGCTTCTCGCTCTATTTCTCCCCCAGAAAGTTGCCGGTCCGGTTTTTCGGATGGAACAGGATCTGAAGGAGATTCAGGAGGGGAATTTCAATAAGGTCATAAGACTGCGTGATGGCGATCCGTTGCAGGGGCTGGCGGAAACCATTAATCAGACGTTTGCTGTGGTTCGGGAAAAATTGAAAAGTGGCGGTGCCTGA